The Pseudopipra pipra isolate bDixPip1 chromosome 8, bDixPip1.hap1, whole genome shotgun sequence sequence tcattgtttggggtgatttgggtcacttttgggtcagcttttggggtgattggggtcagttttgggtcagcttttgggaagatttgggtcaggttttggggtcagttttgggtcagcttttggggtgatttgggtcggtttggggtcaatttttggggagcactgggtgttactgggggttgttggggagcactgggtgtttcctggggagcactgggtgttactgggggttgttgaggagcactgggtgttactggggtgcactggggagcactgggtgttactgagggttgttggggagcactgggtgttactggggagcaccgggagagcaaatgaaaaataaagggaataaaaaataaccgaaataaaaaaggaaatataaaatagaaaagaaaattaaaaaaaaaaaaaaggcaaaaaaactaaaaaggaaataaaatgaaaatgaaataaaagagaaaaaaaaaaaaaaaacaaccccttcttgggcaccccgtttcctctcctcccccccccccccgaaccgtaaattgcggggtcatcacccctcgaatgtgagaaggggaccccaaaatgtgggtgagggaaccccagggagccgaaaaagtggagggggagccgcagtaagaaagcgaagccgggcggtcgggcggcggggtggaaggggggagccaaggtggcgacgccggcgcgtgcgcagtcgttgggaaagacgccggcgatcacgtggtaactgagggcagccaggagcgggaccggcgacgcatgcgcggtggctctcgtgccggtgcagcgctccctggtcgagttaagggccggttccggcggcagggagggactcgcggtctcccgtccctcccggggtgtgtgtggggggaataacatgaagattttttggggtgaaagcgcagaaattagcgaggagggacgctaatttgggtaaacccggtccccggaagtagagagcgaccggaagtcctccaaagccccggcccggaagtccgccaagcccacagtaaagatggcgccgccaggaccggaacgaccacactaaagatggcgtccccggcccggaagtccgccaagcccacagtaaagatggcgccacCAGGtccggaacgaccacactaaagatggcggccccggcccggaagtccgccccgaggccacactcaagatggcgccgccaaaaccggaacttagccgaggccactctaaagatggcggcgagaggccccctcgctttagagaggcgtttatcctgttgcctgacctccgccgccacccggacccccgccccgcgcccgcagcgccgtctcgccgcgccgcttcccgctgtggggacaaggcggggcgctcggcggcgccgggcgcgggcggcaggttcgtgggcggcggcaggcaccggcgacggcagccccctctcggcgcCGCGGAGCGCGGCGGTCGCCGCGAGAAGCCCAGGCACCGCCCCccttccgctccgctccgctccgctcccgctcccgcccccgtccccgccccgctcggtcccgccgtggcctggagatgctgtcggggctgcgccgccgccttccccccctggaagcgacccacggcggcagatccgacggagatcgtccccggggtaaccTGGGCGcggtgggggggcgcggcgggggggcgcggccgctcttctgcctctcccgcggccatcggcgaccgcaggcaggggaagcgacaggcaagtttctcgcctctgcggagaaacttgcacctgcgtgccgccgcagggccgggttcggatgtgccctggcattgcgcccccccctcccccgcggggagggtctgcgctgcctcggggcccctgtctgtgctgccgggagagagaaatcctttgggaagctgggctggaaacagcaactctgtgaattgctcagcttttcctaggcaagggcaggttttagggaacaaaggcccgtactcgcgaaaggcgccgcgggtctcgccaaggggtggggggggggcgcgcggctgcggcgccgcgcgcggctgcagtgccgctcccggccgtgtccgccaggcggcgactgtgaggcggggcccggcgctcgggggcgctctcgcaagcgacgcccccgggaaagcggcggggtttgggcgctgccggccttcccccgcagtgcccgggctggcccggcgcctggcaaaacctctgagggaaaaggcaagcaacagctgcgcttcttctgccctttctttagccagggactggaacacagacaaaatcgaggggctctttgacctgtgcaggctccgagcatttttcagccttccctagcagggcattctcactctctgaaaagctgaaaggctttaacagctggagacgcgcctgcagctgtgcagattaatgtagtttctttgaggaaacgaaggggaagttttcctgttgtgagcctaaataccgagtctactctgctttttcaatcaggtgacgaagcttatggaaaaaaagaccaaaggcctcgaggtgagtacattctaccgagttctgcttttctgggatcggtttgggaaaatcacgtgaaattctaaaaagcttctctccgtgttttctagttgttttttcagccttggtctaagtttcctgtagaaaagggcatagaattattagaacagacaaactagaccttctcgggagagatggaagaaaaggctgctgattgcagttctgcttttcttgtcttcccttcgactgtcattttctctcccctgctgttcaaataggcagcaattaattgctctgctgaagagtttgctgtgctaagtgtctgtcaaattgacgccttcaactcaagacagcacctgctccttagttacaaaaagttcctcccgggaaatttccaggcgtgcccataaatctcctcgctgtttgtttgggagaacagggttttctcgtctgtaacagaatagtcgtggcatttgctattgaatgctggtggcaatctagtcagaagaggaccccgtgcttcactaattttgcctttttgctgttgggggtgacttcttcccagggatgttcttcttgatcccccggggcaaagggaggtgtcagcgtcaggagccatcctaactggggccctggtaggtcagtgctttttgtgtgactggacggtgaagctgtctgtgggaatgacctggctactgctcagtgtagtcctaattaaggtgtcttttactccgtgttcccaggctccctgttttcctttggtcgccgtgggtgtgccggacgcctctggcaggactaaccctgtggcttttatgtccaacgtgctgtgctgtgtgtgcctgcaggtaagaaaagctgggagtgcagtccctctgctttgattcctgtgtctcttgggtagtgattttggaagcggcgcccgcgcagggcgaggcgttggccgggccggcgcctgaagcgctcggggccgccgggcagggcagcgcccggctggtgggtgcctcgcagagagaagagcctggccctgggaaggcaggagcctggtctcgagctgctctggaccgctgtggggatgagtttgaagttttgggatcgcttgtttctgtccctaccttcccactgaaaacaataacttaagaagttctcctctggactggtccagagaaattgtggagtctccatccctggagatgcttaaaacacttttgctcaggcaaagttgtgagcaacctcttctgcctaatcccgctttttgagcaggagagactggactagatgatctccagaggtattgtccaacccccaccattctgtccttctgtaaaggggctttgcactgccctttggaactgtaatctgttgatgacctgtgttgaggtcacgctgcagcttgttacactgcagcttgtcacactgaatggcagcctgaataatttaatattgaactgtgattaatcacaagatgaaagctcagataggctggtaagaggcagtgttctttgctgcagcatttcccacctgaggtaattttccttgttctgaaagtgtcaagtacagttgggcaatgtactgcataggaagaagggaaagaatctccaaagcaaataaatgaacaaaaaaaccctttatatttgcttgtgcaagaagaagattgttattccactcaaccaggttttgagaggacaaattaattgtttctctgacaaaacTATACATtggaggctgttaatgatcccatagtctgtgctaaaggttttagctgattgtgtttgtcatcagcttttactaaagaaaaagcaagccttctcggctgtgtggatattacaggaacgaaatgattccattcatgtagataatgataacagagccaaaccaaaactattgtgagtgtcctatgtggaacaatatacagaatttcaaaagggattgtagtggtcccatatacagaactaacatacttcctgttccttatttgctgatcaggtcatgtttatctgcctgtcaggactgttggagcactggatggagagcaggtcatatgaggaggattacggagtaaaaggcagcttgtactgaagtgcagggaaagtataaatatttatatatattggcacagcgcctggccttaatgcttaaaatcctttggagagctgtctgcatatttactgtattaatgatcaaatgcaaggctgtgttgggaaaggtcttccatttggaagtcagtagttgagactgtcttgcctatgaaaaagagggagaattttcgttagagggtgtaggattc is a genomic window containing:
- the LOC135418476 gene encoding uncharacterized protein LOC135418476 translates to MASPARKPPRFREAFILLPDLRRHPDPRPAPAAPSRRAASRCGDKAGRSAAPGAGGRFVGGGRHRRRQPPLGAAERGGRREKPRHRPPSAPLRSAPAPAPVPAPLGPAVAWRCCRGCAAAFPPWKRPTAADPTEIVPGVTKLMEKKTKGLEAPCFPLVAVGVPDASGRTNPVAFMSNVLCCVCLQTECTPFIHLFREYRPEYERLRKTLNPQVNLCLREKAQNKQKREQLEHLWKDMGSVCVQGSTLAELPREEILQRGFPPDKP